Proteins from a single region of Chloroherpeton thalassium ATCC 35110:
- a CDS encoding DUF429 domain-containing protein yields MSARSKVFFGVDLAGKIDEITGIAAISEKRELIFVNEVKPDIAIKNYIDYHRPVIIGFDAPLSIPNGKYGTYASRKCERDLSSLGIPSFGTSMLAQLTFRALTIKKALSQKYQIIEIYPYATKVRLGMPKKENKTAEEMREVVQSKLSRYVKNMPRASRVQLSIHALDAILAAYTAFLFHSDLTEGIGDSQEGQIYIPVQNFKKHLKN; encoded by the coding sequence ATGTCTGCACGTAGTAAGGTTTTTTTTGGAGTCGATTTGGCTGGTAAAATTGATGAGATAACAGGTATTGCAGCAATTTCTGAAAAACGCGAGCTCATTTTTGTCAATGAAGTGAAACCTGATATTGCCATCAAAAATTACATCGATTATCATCGTCCGGTCATTATCGGGTTTGATGCGCCGCTTTCCATACCCAACGGAAAATATGGAACTTACGCCAGCCGGAAATGTGAGCGCGATTTGTCATCGTTAGGGATTCCCTCTTTTGGAACATCGATGCTCGCGCAACTGACATTCCGAGCGCTGACGATCAAGAAGGCCTTGTCGCAAAAATATCAGATTATTGAAATTTATCCATACGCGACAAAAGTCCGGCTTGGCATGCCAAAGAAAGAAAATAAAACCGCTGAAGAAATGCGAGAAGTCGTGCAAAGCAAGCTCTCGAGATATGTCAAAAATATGCCGAGAGCTTCGCGTGTGCAGTTGAGTATTCACGCGTTGGATGCGATTCTGGCCGCTTATACCGCATTTCTCTTTCACTCGGATTTAACTGAAGGCATTGGTGATAGCCAAGAAGGGCAAATTTATATTCCGGTTCAAAATTTTAAGAAGCATTTAAAAAATTAG
- the nuoH gene encoding NADH-quinone oxidoreductase subunit NuoH produces MNLAFASLDFPGRMMLMGVVLFVLLTAVAYTVYAERRIAALIQNRLGPNRVGPFGLLQPLADVLKLLLKEDIVPKEANRFFHLLGPMISLFAALSTIAVVPYAYGWAIADVSIGILYVLAITSLGVYGLTISGWASNSKYSLLGGLRSSAQMISYEIAMGLAIVSVVVLSDSLSMTAIVESQTSNPLYWNCFRNVLGFIIFTVAAFAETNRTPFDLPEAEQELVGGYHTEYSSMKFALFFLAEYANMIVASTVITTLFLGGYQVPFLDSQSGLDGMLLALLQVGAFVAKTLFMMFVFIWVRWTLPRFKYNQLMDLGWKKLLPLALFNLLLVSFGVIAVDAFLGQ; encoded by the coding sequence ATGAATCTTGCATTTGCATCGTTGGACTTTCCCGGGCGCATGATGTTGATGGGCGTCGTGCTTTTTGTGTTGCTTACCGCCGTAGCTTATACGGTGTATGCAGAACGGCGCATTGCTGCTTTAATTCAAAATCGGCTTGGCCCAAATCGCGTGGGGCCGTTTGGTTTATTGCAGCCATTAGCTGATGTTTTGAAGCTGTTGCTCAAGGAAGACATTGTTCCGAAAGAAGCCAATCGTTTTTTTCATTTGCTTGGGCCCATGATTTCGCTTTTTGCTGCGCTGAGCACAATCGCTGTTGTGCCATATGCCTACGGATGGGCGATTGCAGATGTGAGCATTGGCATTTTGTATGTGCTGGCCATTACTTCGTTAGGTGTGTATGGCCTGACGATTTCAGGTTGGGCGTCGAATTCAAAATACTCGCTGCTGGGCGGGCTGCGCTCGTCGGCGCAAATGATTAGCTATGAAATTGCGATGGGGCTTGCCATTGTTAGCGTTGTGGTTCTATCCGATTCGCTTAGCATGACGGCAATTGTAGAAAGTCAGACCTCGAACCCGCTCTATTGGAATTGCTTCCGAAATGTGTTAGGCTTCATCATTTTCACGGTTGCCGCATTTGCAGAGACAAACCGTACCCCTTTCGATTTGCCAGAAGCCGAGCAGGAACTTGTTGGCGGTTATCACACGGAATATTCATCCATGAAGTTTGCCCTGTTTTTTCTCGCCGAATATGCCAATATGATTGTGGCTTCTACGGTAATCACTACGCTATTTTTGGGCGGTTATCAAGTTCCATTTTTGGATTCGCAAAGTGGCTTAGATGGCATGCTTCTGGCGCTTTTGCAGGTCGGCGCGTTCGTTGCCAAAACGCTTTTTATGATGTTCGTTTTTATTTGGGTTCGCTGGACGCTGCCTCGATTTAAGTATAATCAACTAATGGATTTAGGCTGGAAAAAGCTTTTGCCACTTGCGCTGTTCAATTTGCTTTTGGTCTCTTTTGGCGTCATTGCCGTCGATGCCTTTTTGGGTCAGTAA
- a CDS encoding bacteriohemerythrin, whose amino-acid sequence MPFIEWSESLSVGVKSIDEEHEQLILLLNDFYQNIYQASPYEKLIKLIVGLKDYTITHFAHEEKIMERYGYPNLPMHKKEHEKFIRTVEEFEARYTSGRLLLTLEVTGFIKHWIIAHIMGTDKLYSDFLIEKGAK is encoded by the coding sequence ATGCCATTTATTGAATGGAGCGAATCGTTAAGTGTGGGGGTAAAATCCATAGATGAAGAGCATGAACAGTTAATTTTGCTGCTCAATGATTTTTATCAAAATATTTATCAAGCCTCGCCTTATGAAAAGTTGATTAAGCTGATTGTTGGGTTAAAAGATTATACCATTACGCACTTTGCGCATGAGGAAAAAATCATGGAACGCTATGGCTATCCGAATTTGCCGATGCACAAAAAAGAACACGAAAAATTTATCCGTACGGTTGAAGAATTTGAGGCGCGGTATACATCAGGGCGGCTTTTGCTAACGCTTGAAGTGACCGGTTTTATTAAGCACTGGATTATCGCTCACATTATGGGAACAGATAAGCTGTATAGCGATTTTTTGATTGAGAAAGGCGCTAAATAA
- a CDS encoding hybrid sensor histidine kinase/response regulator: MLAGLRENIVAALVSLFFVFASTSAYAQNYRSFTYSNDQGLASNLTKAILQDENGGIWIGTDAGLAFYDGQAFSTQAQGLPSLYVKDLVMTASHRILVITDMGIGYLAREHTDYEYRELIHGGEAPTDSTVFFPKTAFEDSEGTLWISEPQSITRYSNGLLRRYYFEDVYGVKNNDFRSFLFAEDHYGRLMVASNNGQILYFDPIADAFRVLPLEKPAESFQINVFKSSKQRGLWVGSNLGLYKFEVEENFLNAAWKKVISLEDISSLAIESNGKMFIGTWLSGLYTWNPYSRNPEPQKITALPFNFITGLFIDRQNSLWVASDEGVGVVQETAFSPLAIESGNFFVRSVVATTANTILAVAHHGIFEISQNDGDYQIDKVFTNGTGRFYQPAGDSNGVWIAYHPGSISLFKRGKEIKTIKLGKNRRILRDYWPNQILSDKYSNIWTCQSGREVIRIDSTVAITTYGYKKGIVGKINVIKEVKNGKLYLGGSGGNSYLYEYDRVTDAFRNLSIELPVEKNIPFIVYDLDVDSKNTVWLGTSQGIFKYDRGRVVRDNIPNEIGKPVIKALAIDRYDRIWLGTEQGLLFYADGGVTRFTKQDGLPSSAIVHRALAFDKQSRLWVGTTGGLAYWQDGLPKVSKTPKPNLRAIFADEQPLALTAKNINSGKYANDVALKVSFVSLSYPGENLLYQTRLLGLQPDWSSPTPQTHVLIPPLPPGDYVLQIRAQQAGNLWSDVREYRISVAPSWYAQRWMGIVYVMILAGALVFLRKFRNTLREKSRADEEHQKLISLIELSSECILMVSLNGRVDFINAAGQWLLGVDANGEVAGGTWSHRIFEFIHEEDSIFFRRIVVPAVINQGQWSGELHFQHMKTKQQIPVLCSAFTIKHPVTGKPMAYAAISSDITIRKKVERELIEAREEALRAAQAKAEFLANMSHEIRTPMNAVIGMTGLLLDTPLTAEQREYVETIRSSGDALLTVINDILDFSKIESGKLELEQYPFTLRNAIEECIDIFSATAAEKHLELVYFIHEKVPTKVSGDVTRLRQILVNLVSNAVKFTKSGEVVLEVQLQQPREQNADERLMVFHDHDDDKYNYPQAALQQFDDKKCTLHFTVRDTGIGIPADRLERIFHSFSQVDASTTRKYGGTGLGLTISKHLCELMNGKMWVESELGKGSTFHFTITLERLPDTKGEYSSKLAGKHALIVDDNATNRRILSLQSATWGMSSHTVGSGKNALELIHSGMHFDVGILDFHMPEMDGLMLAMELRKLPQTQDLPLVMLTSAGNRETVSETVGVGFSAFLNKPIKQSQLYDVLTDVFQKGELPVREKPKPKTKVSIDLAREIPLRILIAEDNVVNQKLVLRILEKVGYRADVAANGAEVIEALKSKTYDLILMDVQMPEMDGLTATRYICQNWPRLERPFIIAMTANAMKGDREACLEAGMDDYLSKPVRFDDLQKALDKWGHELEHKNRTGARLRDEQMLAPSKEASRNSQANVALSRQEIEPDTPVIDPYTLACLRDMCQGNSASKLSDIIDMFISDTNRQIGQLGQSTNDAESISHLAHSLKGSCLMVGATQVADVCLKIEKLGKSGRTDGIEPLLVQLKQNFEIAQTELLRLSEEEPKNEKTQK; encoded by the coding sequence ATGTTAGCAGGGCTTCGGGAAAACATCGTTGCCGCGCTTGTTTCACTTTTTTTTGTCTTTGCAAGCACGAGCGCGTATGCCCAAAATTATAGAAGCTTCACATATAGCAACGACCAAGGTCTGGCTAGCAATCTAACAAAAGCTATTCTTCAAGATGAAAATGGCGGCATTTGGATTGGCACGGATGCCGGGTTGGCTTTCTATGACGGGCAAGCGTTTTCTACACAGGCGCAAGGCTTGCCCAGCCTTTATGTTAAAGATTTGGTGATGACCGCGTCGCACCGAATTTTGGTGATTACGGATATGGGCATTGGCTATTTGGCGCGAGAACATACCGATTATGAATACCGCGAGTTGATTCACGGCGGAGAAGCTCCCACCGATTCCACCGTTTTCTTTCCAAAAACAGCGTTTGAAGATTCAGAAGGCACGCTTTGGATTAGCGAGCCGCAATCCATCACGCGGTATAGCAATGGCTTGCTGCGGCGCTATTATTTCGAAGATGTGTATGGGGTCAAAAACAACGATTTTCGCTCGTTCTTATTTGCTGAGGATCATTACGGACGATTGATGGTGGCTTCAAACAACGGGCAAATTCTTTATTTCGATCCAATTGCCGACGCGTTTAGAGTTCTGCCATTAGAAAAACCTGCAGAATCGTTTCAAATCAATGTGTTTAAAAGTAGCAAGCAGAGAGGCCTTTGGGTTGGCAGCAATTTAGGGCTTTATAAGTTTGAGGTAGAAGAGAATTTTCTGAACGCCGCGTGGAAAAAGGTGATTTCACTCGAAGATATTTCTTCGCTGGCCATCGAAAGCAACGGGAAAATGTTTATCGGAACCTGGCTTTCCGGCCTCTACACCTGGAATCCGTATAGCCGCAATCCCGAACCGCAAAAAATCACGGCGTTGCCGTTCAATTTTATTACCGGCCTTTTTATCGACCGTCAAAATTCGTTGTGGGTCGCGTCGGACGAAGGCGTTGGCGTGGTTCAGGAAACGGCATTTTCGCCATTGGCGATCGAAAGCGGCAATTTTTTCGTGCGATCGGTTGTGGCCACAACGGCCAATACCATTTTAGCGGTTGCTCATCACGGCATTTTTGAAATTTCGCAAAACGACGGCGACTACCAAATTGACAAAGTTTTTACCAACGGAACAGGCCGATTCTATCAGCCAGCGGGCGATTCTAATGGGGTGTGGATTGCCTATCATCCAGGCTCAATTAGTTTGTTTAAGCGAGGAAAAGAGATCAAAACCATTAAGCTTGGGAAAAATCGGCGCATTTTACGCGATTACTGGCCAAATCAAATTTTGTCGGATAAATACAGCAATATATGGACTTGTCAATCTGGTAGAGAAGTCATTCGAATCGACTCGACTGTTGCCATAACGACGTATGGCTATAAGAAAGGCATTGTTGGCAAAATCAATGTCATTAAAGAGGTGAAAAACGGGAAGCTTTATCTTGGTGGCAGCGGCGGCAATTCGTACCTCTACGAATATGACCGTGTTACCGATGCGTTTCGCAACCTGAGCATTGAGTTGCCAGTGGAAAAAAATATTCCCTTTATCGTCTATGACCTGGATGTGGATAGCAAAAACACGGTTTGGCTGGGCACGAGTCAAGGGATTTTCAAATATGACAGAGGGCGGGTCGTTCGGGATAATATTCCAAACGAAATTGGCAAGCCGGTCATCAAGGCGCTTGCAATTGATCGCTACGATAGAATTTGGCTTGGCACCGAGCAAGGGTTGCTATTTTATGCGGATGGTGGGGTGACGCGCTTCACCAAGCAAGATGGGTTGCCCAGTTCCGCCATTGTGCATCGGGCATTGGCATTTGACAAGCAATCGCGCCTTTGGGTTGGCACAACGGGCGGCTTGGCCTACTGGCAAGACGGATTGCCAAAAGTCAGCAAAACCCCGAAGCCAAACTTGCGAGCTATTTTCGCTGATGAACAGCCTCTTGCGCTGACTGCCAAAAATATAAATTCGGGAAAATATGCAAACGACGTGGCGCTGAAGGTTTCCTTTGTCTCGCTAAGTTATCCGGGTGAAAATTTGCTGTATCAAACCCGACTCTTGGGATTGCAGCCGGATTGGTCGTCGCCTACGCCACAAACACATGTGCTGATTCCGCCGTTGCCGCCAGGCGACTACGTTTTGCAGATCAGGGCGCAGCAAGCTGGGAATTTGTGGAGCGATGTTCGCGAATATCGAATTAGCGTTGCGCCTTCGTGGTATGCGCAAAGGTGGATGGGTATTGTGTATGTGATGATTTTGGCTGGCGCGCTTGTTTTTTTGAGAAAGTTTAGAAACACGCTTCGTGAAAAATCGCGTGCCGATGAGGAGCACCAAAAGCTAATTTCGCTGATTGAGCTAAGTTCCGAGTGCATTTTGATGGTTTCTTTGAATGGGCGCGTGGATTTTATCAATGCGGCAGGCCAGTGGTTGCTCGGGGTTGATGCAAATGGTGAGGTTGCAGGTGGCACTTGGTCGCATCGAATTTTTGAATTCATTCATGAAGAGGACTCGATTTTCTTCCGAAGAATCGTGGTTCCGGCAGTGATCAATCAAGGCCAATGGTCGGGTGAACTGCATTTTCAGCACATGAAAACCAAGCAGCAAATTCCTGTTTTGTGCAGTGCTTTCACCATCAAACATCCAGTAACCGGCAAGCCGATGGCTTATGCGGCCATTAGCAGCGACATTACCATCCGCAAAAAAGTCGAAAGAGAGCTTATCGAAGCCCGCGAGGAAGCGCTGCGTGCTGCACAAGCCAAAGCAGAGTTTTTGGCAAACATGAGCCATGAAATTCGAACCCCAATGAACGCTGTTATCGGCATGACGGGGCTTTTGCTCGACACGCCGCTCACCGCTGAACAGCGCGAATACGTGGAGACCATACGAAGCAGCGGCGACGCGCTCCTTACCGTGATAAACGATATTTTAGATTTCTCGAAAATTGAGTCGGGAAAGCTTGAGCTCGAGCAATATCCATTTACCTTGCGCAACGCCATTGAAGAGTGTATCGATATTTTTTCGGCCACCGCTGCCGAGAAACATTTGGAACTGGTGTATTTCATCCATGAAAAAGTGCCTACAAAAGTTTCCGGCGATGTAACGCGATTGCGGCAAATTTTGGTCAATTTGGTGAGCAATGCGGTGAAGTTTACCAAATCGGGTGAAGTGGTGCTTGAAGTGCAACTCCAACAACCGCGTGAGCAAAACGCGGACGAGCGCTTGATGGTTTTTCATGATCATGACGACGATAAGTATAATTACCCACAGGCGGCCCTTCAGCAATTCGATGATAAAAAATGCACGCTGCATTTTACCGTTCGCGATACGGGCATTGGGATTCCTGCCGATCGGCTCGAGCGAATTTTCCATTCCTTTAGCCAAGTGGATGCTTCAACCACCAGAAAATATGGCGGAACAGGCCTTGGCCTCACCATTAGCAAACATTTGTGCGAATTGATGAATGGCAAAATGTGGGTGGAAAGCGAGCTGGGCAAAGGTTCTACTTTTCATTTTACCATTACATTGGAAAGGCTTCCCGATACAAAAGGCGAGTATTCTTCAAAATTGGCCGGCAAACATGCTTTAATCGTGGATGACAATGCCACCAATCGCCGAATTTTATCGCTTCAATCTGCAACTTGGGGAATGTCGTCGCATACGGTGGGATCGGGCAAAAACGCGCTTGAACTGATTCACTCGGGAATGCACTTCGATGTGGGCATTTTGGATTTTCACATGCCGGAAATGGACGGTTTAATGCTGGCAATGGAACTTCGCAAACTGCCACAAACGCAAGATTTGCCGCTCGTGATGCTCACTTCTGCGGGAAACAGAGAAACGGTTTCCGAAACGGTTGGCGTTGGTTTTTCAGCGTTTTTAAATAAGCCCATCAAGCAGTCGCAGCTTTATGATGTGCTGACGGATGTTTTCCAAAAAGGAGAACTCCCCGTTAGGGAAAAGCCCAAACCCAAAACGAAAGTATCCATTGATTTGGCGCGCGAAATTCCATTGCGAATTCTCATTGCTGAGGATAATGTGGTCAATCAAAAATTAGTGTTGCGTATTCTGGAAAAAGTCGGCTACCGCGCCGATGTGGCTGCAAACGGCGCTGAAGTGATTGAGGCGCTGAAAAGCAAAACCTATGACCTGATTTTGATGGATGTGCAAATGCCGGAAATGGACGGGCTGACCGCAACACGATACATTTGCCAAAACTGGCCGCGCCTGGAGCGCCCGTTTATCATTGCCATGACGGCCAATGCCATGAAAGGTGATCGCGAAGCCTGCCTTGAAGCTGGCATGGACGATTATTTGTCGAAGCCGGTTCGATTCGACGATTTGCAAAAAGCGCTGGACAAATGGGGACACGAGCTCGAGCATAAAAATCGTACGGGCGCACGCCTACGCGATGAGCAAATGCTCGCGCCCAGCAAGGAAGCATCAAGAAATTCACAAGCGAATGTGGCTCTCTCGCGGCAAGAGATCGAACCCGACACGCCAGTTATTGATCCCTATACGTTGGCTTGCCTGCGCGATATGTGCCAAGGAAATAGCGCCTCGAAATTGAGTGACATCATTGACATGTTTATTTCCGATACAAACCGGCAAATCGGGCAACTTGGCCAATCAACTAACGACGCGGAATCGATCTCGCATTTGGCGCACTCGCTGAAAGGAAGCTGCTTGATGGTTGGCGCAACACAAGTGGCGGATGTTTGCCTTAAAATTGAAAAATTGGGAAAATCAGGTCGAACGGATGGAATAGAACCCCTTTTGGTTCAGCTCAAGCAAAATTTTGAAATCGCTCAAACCGAGCTACTGCGGCTGAGTGAAGAAGAGCCGAAAAACGAAAAAACTCAGAAATAG
- a CDS encoding DUF2499 domain-containing protein, giving the protein MLLSIPTWIVHISSMAEWGMAIFLLYRYGKIIHRSDVRQFALLMIPHWAGGLCVLAFHTTGDSVSFLLDASKVINFFGSTSLLYASLQIIKQAKKLSSAAYAALFLLLPLLGNDKALQDLIINGIFQLSSMIYLAFLVSLLFLYRQDKTVFSKLTIFGFWFVLFFVSFTLVCMYFAIHVRGYATLSHDDLLHGLAESFLSISNLMIVLGIQQKLKEAKAIRLL; this is encoded by the coding sequence ATGCTGCTATCAATTCCGACATGGATTGTTCACATTTCATCAATGGCTGAATGGGGCATGGCCATTTTTTTACTTTACCGCTATGGAAAGATCATTCATCGTTCAGACGTTCGGCAATTTGCCTTGCTTATGATTCCTCATTGGGCAGGCGGCCTATGTGTTTTAGCTTTTCACACAACTGGGGATTCTGTGTCCTTCTTGCTTGATGCTTCCAAAGTAATCAATTTTTTTGGCAGTACCTCACTGCTTTATGCTTCGCTTCAAATAATCAAACAGGCAAAAAAATTATCGAGCGCCGCCTACGCCGCACTTTTTTTGCTGTTGCCGCTTCTTGGCAACGACAAAGCGCTTCAGGATCTGATTATCAATGGAATTTTTCAGCTCTCCAGCATGATCTATCTTGCGTTTCTTGTCTCGCTGCTTTTTCTCTACCGCCAAGATAAAACGGTTTTCTCTAAGCTGACGATTTTCGGGTTTTGGTTTGTGCTGTTTTTTGTGTCCTTCACGCTCGTGTGCATGTACTTTGCCATCCATGTTCGCGGCTACGCCACGCTAAGCCACGACGATTTGCTGCATGGCCTTGCCGAAAGCTTCCTTTCCATCAGCAATTTGATGATTGTGCTTGGCATTCAACAAAAACTAAAAGAAGCAAAAGCAATTCGGCTTCTATAA